A stretch of DNA from Ailuropoda melanoleuca isolate Jingjing chromosome X, ASM200744v2, whole genome shotgun sequence:
CCAACTaagcccacctccacccctgccagAACCTGGGTGGGCCCTTACGCACCAGCGAGGTGATATGTCCATGGGGCACGTCATCTGGATCCTCTTCCCTAGAGCAAGAAGATAGGAGAGGCTAGAAAGGAGCCTGGTGCAAATGCAGTCACCAGCCCACATTCCCGGTGCACGCACAGAGCAGGAGCACAAACTCCTCTGGTGGTTCCAAAGTTCCCCCAGACCCAGGGTAGGGGAGAGCTGGGACTCGGAAAACCTCACGCAGCCAAACTACAAGCGCTGTGTCAATGGAAATGCTGACCGTGCTATCAAGCCgcgaaaagacatggaggaactttcAATGCACATGACTTAAGTGAAAggaaccaatctgaaaaggcccCATACTGTAGGATTTCAatcatatgacattctggaaaaggcaaaactacagagacagtaagTAAATATATCAGTAGTTggcatgggggagagggaaggagaaatgaaatgaCACGGAAGATTTTTAGGACACTGAAACTACTGATTCTAGCACAGcagatatatgtcattatacatgtGTCCAAATCCACAGAAGGTACAACGCAAAGtgtgaaccctaatataaactacGAACTTTAGTAATGTAGCAATACTGGTTCATCAACGGTCACAAATGTACTACAAGGTGTTAGTGATAAAGAAAACCAGGAGTCAAAGGGCAGGGGGTGTAGGGGAACTCGATACTTTCCACTGATTTTGTAAACCCAAGACGGAACTAAAAACCAATAGATTAAttcattaaaacaagaaaaaccaatACAGGGCAGCATCCACCAGACACACGTGGTGTCGgtgctcctctcccccctccaatCCAGTCCCAACTCTGGCACCAGGCTTCTGCCTCCTTTCTTCGTGACTCACATTTTGGCCAGGACGTACCCCACAATCTTCCCGTTCTCATCCTCTGCGATGTAAGAGAGCTAGGAGacggggaggagagagaagttaGAAAACAACCTCCTGTCGGAGTTGGAGGAGCCCTTGGCAGACCCTTGGTCCCACTGCCGGCCTGTCACTGTGGCGAGTTTAGTGACAGCTCGTGACCTCTAGGTCCGGTGGCTTGGTTTCCTTCCACACACCCTACTGTTGCTCCTCCCACTTGGCTTTTCCTTGGCCTGgttttttccccacccccaaacgGCAAAGCCACGCACCTGGGGCCAGGAGAGGCCGTGGTAGAAGTAGTACTTCATCTGGTAGTTCTCAGGCAGGCACAGCAAATTGCAGTGCTGCATGTTCATCAGGTCCTCCGGCTGCGGGGAAGGAGGCAGCGGAACGCAGTCAGGCCAGGGGCTGTGCTAAGTAGGCCTCAGCCGCGGTAGAGCCCTGCTCCCTGTGTGTCTCCGCACCGACCCCCACCCCCGCGGGGCTGGGCGGGCACTGTGACTGTCTTTGCGCAGGCCTGGCGCACAGCCACTGTGCGAAAATCATCTGTTGCAGGAACGGACGTGAGCGCCAAGATGTTCCGGGACACCATGCAACTGAGCCCCGACACCCCTGTTCCGGTAGGTCCAGCCCCACGGGGACTGTGGCCTCCACCTGTTCATGCCCTGAGGCCGCAGGGATATGGGGCGACCAGCTCGGGTCTCGGCCGGGCCCCTCGGGAGCATGCGCACGCGGCCACTGGGCCGCGCACCCACGCGGCGCGGACAGCCTCCCGCCCCTACCCCTCACCCTCGCATTGCGGATGTTCATAACGGCGGCGGGGCACGCGGTTCCTAGCGGGTCTTAAACGCGCAGTCAGCTGCCGCCGCGCTCCAAGGCGACGCCGGGGCGGCCAAGCCGGGTCTGGGGCTGGAGTTGGGGCTGGAACTACGTCTCCGGGATCGCGGGGGCTGCGGCGGAAGGGGCGGCGCGCGCCAGGCCCAGCCACAGGCCGGAAGTGCGCCGCCGAACCCGCCCTCGCGGCCGCTGGGCCAATGTTTGGGGCGGAGGCCAGTGAGGGGGTGGGGCCTGTCCGCGAGGCGGGGCGGGGCGTAGGGCGAGCCAATGGCCGGGCGAGCCGCGGCGCGGCGCGAGGTGGGTCTGTCAGAGGGGTGGGGCGGTCCGGCGCGCGGGGCGGGCCCGGGTCTGAGTAGGCCGGTCCTCTCAAGCCAGCTCCGCGCCGCCCTTCTCCCGCGATCCCACAGACGCATGCACACAGGCAGTGCATCAAACTCAGTTTTATTTCGCGCCTTGCTGGGCGGGGGAGACGGCGGGAAGAGAGCCGGAGCCGGGACTCGGGGTCAGGGCGAGGCGACTCAGCAGGGCCCCCAGCATCTCCTCGCACATGGCGAGGCACCTCGGCACATGGAAGCAGCCTACGGGGAGAATCCCGACAGCGGGTTGGGAGGCCCAGGGGCAGCCGACTGCCCCAAGCCCCTGTGGCCCCCGCCCTTTCTGTCCCCCACTCACCTTTGAAAGGACCCCCTTTGATGGTGAGAGCGACCTTCCCCTCTTGGTTCAAGTAGCCAAACCATTCCCCGTACTCAGGATCACGAAACTGCAATAACAACACAGTGACAGCCAGGGCCTGCCGGAGTCTCCCAGGTGCCACAAGGCCAGGAAAAGGGTCGCTCACCGTCCCCACCAAACCGCTCCCGCGGGGTCAGAGCCCGGTCTGACCCCAGGTAACGTGGCTCTAGAATCAGTGCTTTTAAAGGCGAGACTGCGTCCGGGACAAAGATGAAGGCAtcgagctttttttctttctgctttaggATGGGAGTGTGCAGCTAGACAAcccgctgggggaggggggccacaGGCTGTGACTTGAAACACTACAGAGAGGGTCTAAGAAGCACCCTGTTTGGGGATAacgaaaatgttctgtatcttgatacATACACAGATGTGTTTACACAGATGCATACATTGCTGTATCGCTGTGATCTGAACACTTTGCATGGGTTTCACTGTGTAtgaactgtacttcaataaaacatttaaagaaagaatgagaatccTGGTGGAGGTGCTGACCTTCACGTAACTTTGTAGCAAGTTGCTcccttagcaaggagtctgctggagcttctctccctctccctctgcccctttcccctgcttgctCGCACagacgctctctctctctctctctaaaataaataaatctttctttaaaaataaaatgtattcttggggtacctgggtggcccagtcgattaaacatctgccttcgggctcgggatcaggtcatgatccccggagtcctgctcaggggggagtctgcttctcactctgccccttcccccactcatgctctctcgctcacttGTAAGAATCTTACAAGAAATGAAATCTATTCTTTAAATTTCACTTTATGCAGTTAAAATTGGTGGCCTCTAACACACATTCTTTATCAGTGCATTCAGTATTAAGATAATAGCCTCAGGTCTCCTGCCTGATTCCTGTGTTTGGAGGTAGCGATGTGTCTGTGCAGTACTTGTAATATGAACACATTTGGGATCTCTCTTGATGACAAAGTCTGGCACTGCTAATACCACTGTGGAAGTGAACGCTGGATTCCAATTAGAGCTTAGTGCAATGAAGGCGTAATTTTCTCCCAGGTTTTGACGCCCACACACCCCAGAATAAAACCACCTATAGTCCTTCCTGTGCTGGGATTACCAGTGGAGTGGATCGTGGCTTTAGAAACACACCAGGAATCTTCATTCATCACCGGGCTCAACGCCCATGGTGACCCCTGAGTAGCAGCTGGTATATCACTCTGCTCATAGTCCTTGGCCTCTGGTGGAACCCCGGCTTCCTTCCAACCTCACAGCTGATTCTTGTCTCCTTTGCCGGGCCCTCctattccctcttctcttccccttctcttccccgaAGCTTACTTTCCCTCACAACTCACAGTATCATCTATATTCTCATGACACCCAAGTGATCGTGGTCAGCCCAGACCTCTCCTGCTCAACCAGCCCAGACTCTGACCCCTCCACCCACTGCAGCTCACCCCCAAGGCCAGGCCCCCATCCTCACCCGTCTCCcggcctttgcccatgctgtaCAGCCTCCCCTCCCAAAGCTCCAGCACCCAGTAATGCCTAAATCCCACAAGGTAACTCCTCCATGCAGAGCAACCCCTTCTGCCTTTGCTCCCTCCCACTCGCACCCCAGTCCCCTGACCTTGATCTATGTTCCAAAGCCATCATTGCCATCTAcatgtttgtttacttgtttacagtctgcacccccccacacacacaccagctccagaggggcaggggctgcTCCGTTGACTGCATGGAGGGGACCAGGGTCCAGACCTCCAGGAACTCAGGCCAGCTGAGGGACCATGCCCAgcaaggagaagaagaagggggtgTGGGATTAGCTTCCTAGGCCCGGCCTAGCCTCCTCCCACAGCCCAAGGAAGCCTGGCTGCGGCCAGCCTGGAGAGGGATGGCTGCCTGTTGTTTCCACCACACCCACGCTGAGCCCAGAGCGTGCTATGGCCCAGGAAGCAGCACTTACCTGGCGGAAGGTGTACTCAGCCACCTGATAGAAGAGGCGCAGCAAGGCAGGGTCCCCGCTGTCACTGTAGCCCATGAGGAAGGCGATCATGGCCTCACTGTGTGGCCACCAGAGCTTCATGGCCCACTCCAGCTGAAAGCAGAGCAGTGGCAGGTGTCCGAGCGCCCTGGGTCCCACCCTCTGCCACCCCATCCTCCCGACCGGGGCTCAGCCTCCAGCTGGCCCAAGCACTTGGAGCTTCATCACGGGATGGATGTCCCTGCGGGTCTGAAGGGCCCCTAGGTTCCTGACCAGGATGCACCCCCAAGTAGCCCCTTCCAAAGGGCCAGGGTGGAGTGGCCTCCCCTTTAACCCTGGAATCGAAACCCTGTCTGCCTTGTCAGCCTATCTAAAGTCCGTTGGACACCAGCTCCTGCCAATGGCACGGTCAGTCACCTCTGAAGATCTCAGCAGGATCAAAACACAAGCAGAGGCAACAGACGTGAGGGTGCAAATCTGCTCATGCTGCTGACGCCTTAGAATCACCCTGaaaagggcgcctggggggctcagtcgttacgcgtctgccttgggctcagggtgtgatcccagagtcctgggatcgagccctgcgtcggggtccctgctccgcggggagcctgcttctccctctccctctccccctgcttgtgttccccctctcgctggctgtctctctgtcagctaaataaataaaaatcttttttaaaaaatcacccagAAAGCCTTGCAAAGATGAAGGGGACATATGTTTCAGAACTGACATTGTCTGCACTCCGTAATGGAGGCAGTCAAGAGTTAACcaccaggggggcgcctgggtgacacagcggttgagcgtctgccttcggctcagggcgtgatcctggtgttatgggatcgagccccacatcaggctcctctgctgtgagcctgcttcttcctctcccactccccctgcttgtgttccctctctcactggctgtctctatctctgtcaaataaataaataaaatcttaaaaaaaaaaaaaaagagtttaccACCAGGGTCACACTGGCAAGTTCATCACTCTGAGACCCAGGTCCCCCTCCATGAAATGGGTGATGACAGGACCCACCTCCCAGGGAAGAAAGCCTTGAACAGGCTAGTGCCATGTGGCCCTGGGCACATTCCCACCTGGGTAGGGCAGAGGCCATCCGCATCCTGGAAATAGAAGAGGCCTCCATGGTCAGGGTCCCATCCAGAGCGGAAAGGCAACAATAGGAACTTGCTGATAACGTGGGCTCGAAGCTTGGGGTCACCCTTCCTGATGGCATGACGGAGCAGGAACCAGCCAGCTTCCAGCGCATGGCCTGGTGAGCACTCCGGGTTAAGGCAGGCAGCAGGCccgccacccccccgcccccggcagcCAGGGCCCCACCTCCTGTGTTGACCACAggtgcctcccttcctcctccacgAACTGTGGGAGCTGCTCTGAGCTCATGGCACCGCCACTCTCTTGCGGAAAGCAGGCCCTCCCAGTCTGCCCCAGACTCTCTCTCCTGCTACTGACACCCCAGCCTGGGAGGCCTGTCCTGCCTTCTCTGCCTGGTCCTCAGCAGCAGctggagagtggagggaggaaggcagcccCCAGGCACTCCCCACATCTGCAGCACAGAACCCCAGACTGAGCATTCCCTTCTTCCTGGGCCACTCCCAGGCTACTCTACTCACCTGGGTTCTGGTGCCTCCCCAGGCAACCAGAAAGTTCTTCACCATCCTCTGACACGTTCTCCAGCACAGCCTGTCCATCCCTCTGCCAAGGAGGGAGGAACGGGAAAAGGTAAATTTGCCTTCAGCTCCTGCCCGTCCATCCAGAAAggcccacctgcccacctgccctccctcccctctgtcatCTGCAGTCCTGGGCAGGCCTGGCTCAGACGGGGCATTTGAGAAGGGGCCCAAGGGCCTGAATGGGTTCTGACCCTTCCCTGGGCCCCCGAGGTGGGAAGGGTGACACACTAAATGGGGGCTGAGATGAGGTCAGCTGGGCTGCCCACAAAGGCCCGGAAGAACTTGGGTCTGGCTGGGTTTCCTGCTCTCTAACATGCCAGGGCCTCTGGcaccttccctcctgcccttggGCCCACTGGGCTCCCCTGGGCCCTCCACCTTTCCCAGGGTCTAGGCTCCTGGGCCCCCAGCCGAGCTCCCAGGCCCCTCACCCCCGCCGTGTCCCCCCCATCTGTAGAGGGGGCCCCCAAGGCCCAGCTGGGGGGGTGGGTGTAGGCAGAGGAGGGGCCCCACCTGGCAGGTGAGGGTCAGCCTCCTGCCCCCTGGGCGTGCCCCCCCACCTGGACGTGCTGCAGGATCCTCCGGGCACACCAGTCCCCCAGCTCCGCGTAGTTGCCCGCCAGCTCCTCGTCCGCCTCCCCGAGCTGGTCCACCAGGTTGAGCAGCATCATGGGCACCGCCATGGACTCGGAGGCCGGCGCCCCGGGGAGATGGGGCCGGCCCAGCCCCNGGGAGACGGGGCCGGCCCAGCCCCAACGGGTCCTCCCGCACCCAGTACACGATCTGATCCATCATCTCCACCGCTTCCttctgggtggggagaagggaggcgaGGGGAGGCCCAGGCCGAGGCCGCAGCCCGTGCGGTCTGGTCCCTCAGGTCCTGACCTGGGGTGGCAGAGCCTCGTGCTCCCACCCACTCACAGGACACCCTCACCAGGGGCCTCCTCCGGGCCTGGGCCGCGGCTGGGTGCTGCGGCCCGGGGTGGATCTGCCCCACCCTGCCTCGGGGGGCTCCCGGTTTGTGGGTGCGGGCCACTCCCAGGCGGTGAGGTCGGGTCTGAAAGCACAacgggctgcagggaggagggagagctccCTTCCAGCCAGGGCCGGCTGTGGATTGGTCTCTCTGTGCTCTGTGCGTGGATTCAGAGGTAAAGACTGCAGGGAGGGGGCACCCCTCACAATATGGCACAATGAGGGGGGCGTtgccagcagccctggggccACAGGGGCCCAGAAGAAGGGCTGACATTGCCAACAGACCCAGCCTTGCAGACAGAGTCCACACAGAACAGGAATGCATCAGGTGGCCATGTCCAGCTCTAGTGAGGGCACGGAGACTCACAAGGCAGCCTTCCTCCCGCACACCTGGTAACGTGCTTCCCCAGTCACCCGCCACAGCTCGTTCATGGCCATGGTGTAGAAACACTCGCTGAACACGGTCCGCTGCACCTTGACTGGGCGGCCATCCCGCGTGAGCACAAAGGCACACTTCTTTCCAGGAGGTGCCACCCGGGCGTAACGCAGCAAAAATTCGCCACCTGGTGGTTGGGAAGTTGGCATGCTACAACTCAGGTGAGGACACCCCCAGGCCCTTCACTGCTTCTAGACCCCCCTAGGAACTAGAGTAAACTTGGGGGTGCCTCTGGGgagacagggacagggagggggcacCTGCTTTAGCTGAATCCAGAAGTGCAGGGCTGCGGAAACGCTCAAGTTTTCGGTACAGGCGACAATACATCCACACCTGTGGGGGAGTAGACGGAATATGgctgaagtggggagccgtgggGGTTCTCAAGGCTGGGAGGAGAAGGAGTCCTTAGGTGCCCCTGTCATGGGAGGAGGAGTGTGCAGATGACCGGCCTTGTGTGTGCAGACTGAGGACAGGCCAAGCTGACTCCAGCTTCTGCTCCTGGGAGAGCTTCTAGACTGGGCACATCCCCTACCTGCCTCCCTTGCAGCCAGACGTACTTGAGGTCATCATACACCTGCCCATCTCGACCGAGGCATGTGAAGAAACCCCTGGGGGATGCACAGTATTAGCAAAGGGGAGAAAGGGCCTTGCATCCACCGGGTCCACTACTCTGCTGGGCTCAGCAGATCTGAGTCAGCCGAGAGTGAGGTGGGGGCTCAGGAAGGGCAAAGACCCCTGCTGGGGGCACCAGAAAGGCGAGGCGCACCCATGCTCCTGGTCGTGAGAGTGCTCCATCCAGAAAGCCATCACACGGTCCAGTTCCTGCTCCACACGCTGCTTCCAGGTCTGCAGAGCCTCTCGCTCCTTTTCCATGTCCTGGGGGAGCTCGGGACTTGGAGACCCAACTTCCCCACAGACCTCCCCATCTTCCCAGGTCCCAACCTCCTGAACAGGCTCCTCAGTGTCCCAGGTCACCCCACGCTCCAGGGGACCTCAGGGCTGCCTGAGCCCTCACCTCTAGGCCCCCAGGCCTCGAAACCCAGACCTCAGGGTTCCCCACACCCTTGCACGGGGCTGTCCTCTGGCCCGGGACCGGTCCCAGGACTGACCCCACCGTCCTGGGAATTCTCCAGGACAACACCCTCCCCATTACGGGCCCCACCACTGGCCTGCCACACTCGGAGACGCCCGCTCATCCTTCCTTCTGCTCCAGGAAGCCAGACAGAGCTGGTCGTGGTCCCGTGACTGTCACTCAGCTGACCCAGCCGCGCCCCACCCGCCCCCTCCTCTGGGAGGTGCCGCGGAGTCTGGGGGCGGGGCTTGGCGGTCTCACGGCTCCGCCCCCGTGCTCCCGCACCGCCCCCACGCTCGCAGGCCTAGACCCTCGGGCCGCAGAGTGGGGCAGAGTGCAGCAGTGACCACTGCTGGGCGCGCTCGGTTCGAGATCCTCAGGATGGGAAATGCTGGGTGAATTGGCAGGACAGGCTGCCCCGGGGAACGCGGGGCTGGCTCCCGCACACCCGCTCCTCCCAGCCACCTCTCCCTACCCTTGAAGTGAACTGGGGTGAGTGGTGGCGGGGGGGCCTGGGCAAGGCAGGGCAGCTGAGGGTGGTGGCCCCAGCTCATGCTTAGGGGAGGTCCTGGTTTTGGGTCCAGCTGGGCTTACACCCACCCACTCTGCTCACAGATGCATGTCATTATCTATGCTATATCCCTTCACATCCAGCCTCTCCCATGCTTTCCTTGCACTCTGTCCCCCTCATGCCTAACCAAGGACAAGCCTTTGGTATGTGGAAGGTTCTAAGGTTCCTGTGGGTGAGCACCCTGGCCTTGGGTCCAGGGGATGGGGCCTTGGCCAGTCCTAAGGCAGAGAACTGACACCACTCCTCTCCCCAGGCACAGGCTTCTCCCCAGGAGGCTGCGGAGTGCTGTGCTCAGATGTGAACCAGCACCAAAGATGCTATACTAGCATGGCCCGGAGTGCCCTGGAGGCCACCTTGAGGCAGGTGAAGGGAGGGATGGTGGAGGTGGGTGCCACAGAGCCGCCTGGCACATATGCACAGGCCCCACCCCTCTAGGGCCAGCCCCACATGGACCCTTTCACCAGCTGGCTGGCATCGCTCCTGCTGCTCCAACTTGAAGGGCACttgcccaacccccccccccagaccacTGGGCTCCCAATCAGATCAGAACTGTGCCATGGGGAAGACAGAGCCATGGTTCCTGGTATCAAGATCGACAGGACAGGACACAGGAGACACTGCGAACCCAGTGGAGTGAGCACCAGGGAGAGGCTTGCCCTGGGACGCTTCCCAGGAGAGGTGGCCATGAGCTGGCACCGTGtgggcacacacaccccaaggGCAGAGATGGAGCGACGAGGAGAGGCTGATGAGTATATCTCCCCACACCTCTTGGGTCCCTAGCACGAGCACCAAGAGCACAAAGTACTCGTCCCATCCATTTAACCCTGGCTATACCACCCACACTAGTGATACCACCAACAGCTGGACTGTCACAGTTTGCTCAATAgttctgctccttctctttttgGAGCCTGACTCGTGCACATGAGAAAGTCAGCAGTGAGAGGAGTCACTCCCACAGCACCCGCTGAGTCTCAGACCCAGGAACCATCCCATGGACGATACAGGTCTATTCGGGGGAGCAGACACTCAGGGGGACCTGCGCtctcagtgggaagagcacagCTTAGCTCTCCCCACCCATTGAAGGAGGCCAGAGGCTGGTGACCTGCCAGTCCTGTGTCCCAGTCCCCTGTCctctgggtggggaagggagggaaggtgaTCTGGTCTCTATGCAGGGAATTGGCAGCAACTGCCCAGGGAGCCCCTTGGCCTGGACTCCTAACCAGGCTTCTATGGGACCTTTTGTGGGGAACCAGGTCCTGGCCCAGCTCAGCCCCCAGGGCTGTAGGCCTCAGCGGAGCCTTGAAACTTGGGAGGCAATAGGAACCTTGCTCACTACCCTTTGAGCAAGAGGCTCCCAGAGGTTTGGTGAGCCATGGGGGTGGGCGGTGGGGTCAtacctccagcctcctccctgggagCCCTGGACACAGTAAGAGAGCAGGTGGTTATTtcaaaaaaagtcttttaattgTTCAAAATAGCACAAAACGACATCGCACTATGGTAATATTGAGTCACGGGGGTTACTCTACAATAGATGAACGGGTGTACTGTTCTCAGAAACGAGAGAAATCAAAGGGCGCTCAGGAGAAGGGACAGGGAAAACAACGGGACCAGGCGAGTGGGCTCCAAGGTGACTGACTAAACGTGACATTTTCCACAGCGAAGTATACTATAATACAACAAACCAGAGGCCCCAGAAGGTGTGGGCCAGTGGCAGGGGTCTGTGGAGGTCGGGCCCCTCACTGCAGCTCATCTCCAGGGCAGAGATGGGGGATCTGAAAAGATTGGCTGCTCGCTTTAAATCCTTTTGCACAACCTGCTGGCAAGCCTTGCTCAGTGCCTAAAGCTTGGGTGTGGGGCAAAAAGCTGTCTCAGGAGCCACATTAAGAAGAGCCCTAAGCCTCCCAAGTTCGGCTCTGGGAGGATGGCCATGGCCCTGCAAATTCACAGAACTGGTGACTGGTGTTGTTAGCCTGCTGCTTCCCCACGGTCTTTCCTGGGTGAC
This window harbors:
- the RENBP gene encoding LOW QUALITY PROTEIN: N-acylglucosamine 2-epimerase (The sequence of the model RefSeq protein was modified relative to this genomic sequence to represent the inferred CDS: deleted 1 base in 1 codon), producing the protein MSGRLRVWQDMEKEREALQTWKQRVEQELDRVMAFWMEHSHDQEHGGFFTCLGRDGQVYDDLKYVWLQGRQVWMYCRLYRKLERFRSPALLDSAKAGGEFLLRYARVAPPGKKCAFVLTRDGRPVKVQRTVFSECFYTMAMNELWRVTGEARYQKEAVEMMDQIVYWVREDPLGLGRPRSXGLGRPHLPGAPASESMAVPMMLLNLVDQLGEADEELAGNYAELGDWCARRILQHVQRDGQAVLENVSEDGEELSGCLGRHQNPGHALEAGWFLLRHAIRKGDPKLRAHVISKFLLLPFRSGWDPDHGGLFYFQDADGLCPTQLEWAMKLWWPHSEAMIAFLMGYSDSGDPALLRLFYQVAEYTFRQFRDPEYGEWFGYLNQEGKVALTIKGGPFKGCFHVPRCLAMCEEMLGALLSRLALTPSPGSGSLPAVSPAQQGAK